The segment TGGAAATAATAGATGAATTAGAACCTACTCAAAGAAACATATATACAGGTTCAATAGGATATATAGGATTTAATGGTGATGTTGATTTAAATATAGCAATAAGAACAATTGTTTGTAAGGGTAACAAAGCATATTTTCAAGTTGGTGGAGGTATTACTTGGAATTCAAATGCAAATCTTGAATATGAAGAAACACTACATAAAGCAAAGGCGCTCATTGAAGTGTTTAAAAATTAAATTTTTATACTGAGGTGGTATTATGTGTGTTTCGATAAATGGAAAAATAATAGATGCAAATGACTTTTCTATTGAGATAAATGGACAAGGTTTCAATTATGGATATGGAGTATTTGAAACATTAAAAGTTGTAAATGGGAAAATATTTTTTATGGAAGAGCATTTTCAAAGATTTGTTAAAGGGTGCAATAAATTAAATATGGATTTAAATTATGATAAGAATCAAATTGAAAAATTTTCAAATGAGCTTATTCTCCTAAAACACAGTTTTTCTGGAGCAGTAAAGATTCTTTATATTAAAAATAATGATAAATTTGATTTAATTATTACTACAAAAGAAAATACTTATACAAAAGAAATGTATGAAGTTGGTTTTAAAATATGTTTTGCATGTTCAAAGAGAAATCCATACGCTCAATTAACCTATATTAAATCTAATAATTATTTAGAAAATATTTTAGAGAAAGATAGTGCAGTTAAAAAAGGTTATAATGAGGCTATATTTTTAAATACGGAACATCATATTAGTGAAGGCACATATACAAATATATTTTTTATAAAAAATAATAGTTTATATACACCATATATTTCTTGTGGACTTCTGCCAGGAATCATGAGAGGAAAAGTTATTTCCTTAATAAATAAATTATCATTAAAATTAGAAGTTAATAATTTTAATATGGAAGATTTAATTAATGCAGATGAAGTTTTTTTAACTAATTCATTGATGGAAATTATGCCTGTATCAAAATTAGAAAATAAAAGCTTTGATTTAAATAACAATAAGATAACTAAATTATTAAGAAGTGAGTTTCACAATCTATATTATTTATAATTTAATAAAAAGTTAAATTTAATATATTATTTAAGGAAGGAGCTTTAGACAATGGTAGATTACGAAAAGATAAAGAAGGCAGTAATAATGATAATTGAAGCTATAGGAGAAGATCCTAGTAGGCAAGGACTTAAAGAAACACCAGATAGAATAGCTAGAATGTATTCAGAAATATTCTCAGGACTTAAAGAAACACCAGAGAAACATTTAAGTAAAGTATTTGAAGTAAATAATGATGATGTAGTAATAGAAAAAGATATTCAATTTTATTCTATGTGTGAACATCATTTTCTTCCGTTTTTTGGAAAGGTTCATATAGCTTATATTCCAAATAAACAAGTAGTTGGTCTTAGTAAACTTGCTAGAACTATGGAGGTTTTTTCCAAAAGACCTCAACTTCAAGAAAGATTAACATCGCAAATAGCAGATTCCTTAATGAAATATTTAAACTGTAAAGGAGTAATGGTAGTAATAGAAGCTGAACATTTATGTATGAGTATGAGGGGAGTTAAAAAGTGGGGAGCTAAAACAACTACTGTAGTTACTAGAGGAATTTTTCAAGATGATAATTCACTTAAGCAAAATGTTTTAAATATACTTAGATTTTAAAAAGGTAGGAACATATGGATAGGATTGATAAAATTTTAAAGCATGAAAAGTATACAGAATATATTGATAAAATAAAAAAGATAGAATGGAATAGAAAATTATGTCATCATGATATAGATCATTTTATAGATGTTTGTCGTATTATGTATATAATTAATCTTGAAAATAAATTATCTTTTAATAAGGAAATGATTTATGCTTGTGGACTTCTTCATGATATAGGTAGATGGCAACAGTATCAACAGAATATTCCACATGAAATAGCATCAGCTAATTTATCTGAAAAAATTTTAAAAGAAAGTGATTTTAAGCAAAATGAAATATTTGAAATTTTAAAAGCAATTAAAAATCATAGAAATAAAGAAAATGAAAAGGAGTCTTTAAGTGAACTTCTTTATAAAAGTGATAAATTATCTAGAGCTTGCTTTAAATGTTCTGCTCAAAAACAGTGTTATTGGTCAAATAATAAGAAAAATTTAAAGATGAAATATTAACTTCATTATTTATTTTAACGGAGGAAAAATTTATGGAAATAGGGAGTAAAACATTTGAATTAGGAAAACAAACTTATATAATGGGAATCTTAAATGTAACGCCAGATTCTTTTTCTGATGGAGGAAATTTTAATAATATAGAAAGAGCCATTAATCATGCTAAAAAAATGATTGATGCAGGAGCTGACATCATAGATATAGGAGGTGAATCTACAAGACCTAATCATGCCCCAGTAGATGAAGAAGAGGAAATTAAAAGAGTAATTCCAATAATTAAAGCATTATCACAGGAGATAGATGTGCCTATATCTATAGATACTTATAAGGGAAGAGTAGCTGAGCTTGCAATTAAAGCAGGTGCTTCTCTTATAAATGATATTTGGGGATTTAAAAAAGATGATAATATATCAAAAATAGCTGCTAAATATGATGTGTCGTGTTGCTTGATGCATAATAGAACCAATATAAACTACAATAACTTTATAGAAGATATTTTGTGTGACTTACAAGAAAGCATAGACATAGCCTTAAAAGCGGGAGTTAAAAAAGAAAAGATAATGATAGATCCAGGCTTCGGGTTTGCAAAAACACCGGAACACAATCTACAAATAATGAATGAACTTGAAAAACTTCATAAACTTGGATATCCTATACTCTTAGGTACTTCAAGAAAATCCACTATAGGATTAATATTAGATTTGCCTGTAAATGAAAGAGTTGAAGGAACTATTGCAACTACGGTTATAGGTATAATGAAAGGATGTGATTTTGTTAGAGTACACGATGTTAAAGAAAATTTAAGAGCAGCTATTATGACAGATGCAATTCTTAAATTTAATAAATAATTTTAAAGTGGTGATAAGTATGGACAAAATATATATTGAAGACTTAGAGGTATTTGCCAAGCATGGAGTATATAAAGAAGAAAAAAAGTTAGGTCAAAAATTTTTAATTTCAGCGGAAGTTTTTATAGATTTACAACAATCTGGATTAACTGATAGTTTAAATAAAACTGTTAATTATGGATCATTGTGCTGTGACATTGAAGAATTGTTTAAAAAAGATAGCTATGATTTAATAGAGAAGGCAGCTGAACAAGTTGCAGATAATATTCTTTCAAAGTACCAAAATATTCAGAGAATTAAATTAAAAATAAAGAAACCTTGGGCACCTATAGGAAAATCTATTAAATATGCTGCGGTTGAAGTAGATAGAAGTAAACATATAGCTTATATCGGAATAGGTTCCAATATAGGTGATAAGAATGAAAATCTACAACAGGCTATAGATAAATTGAATAACAGTACCTTCACTAAGGTTACGAAATCATCTAAATTTTATGCTACAAAACCTTATGGATACTTAGATCAAGACGATTTTTTAAACTGTGTAGTTGAAATAGAGACACTTCTTAATTCAAGTAAACTTATGGAAATTTTATTAGACATTGAACAACAGTTAAAAAGAGAACGTATAATTAAATGGGGACCTAGAACTATAGACCTAGATATATTATTATATGACGACTTAATTTTATCTAAAAAAGAAACAATAATTCCTCATCCACTAATGCATGATAGAATGTTTGTATTAGAGCCTTTAAATGAAATAGCTCCATATGCATTTCATCCTATATTTAATAAAAGAGTATTTCAATTAAAAGAAGATTTAAAACATAAAGAAAGTCTATAGTTTAATGATTATACACAAGAAATGGATAACTTTGAGCTAAAAGAAAAATTATGAATTTTGTATTTAGGAAAGACTATACTCATTTCTGTATAAAAATTCATTAATGCTATTAAAAAATTTCTAGTATAATTTTTATAGTATATGGGGTGAAAAATAATTTTAAATAATAAAAAGGATGGTTTTTAAAAGTGGAAATAGGTATTTCAACAGCGTGTTTTTATCCAGAGGTACTTTTAGAGGATAGTATAAAATTAATGAAAAAATTGAACTTTGACAAAGGAGAGGTATTTTTTAATTGTCCAAGTGAATTTAGTGAAGAATTTACAAAAATGCTTTTAGAAAGGTGCAAAGAACAGAACTTTTATATAAATTCTGTTCATGCTTTTTCAACATCTTTTGAACCTTATTTATTTGATACTTATAAAAGAAGAAGAGATGATATGCTTAAATATTTTAAAGAAGTATGTATTGCAGGAAAAAAATTAGGTGCAAAGACGTATACTTTTCATGGAATGAGAAAGATTGATAGTAATTTAATTGACATAAAACATATTGTTGATGTATATAATGAACTTATATATATATCAGAAGAGATTGGAATAACATTAGCTCAAGAAAATGTATCATGGTGCATGTCTTCTGACTTAAACTTCTTAAAACTTCTAAAAGAAAAATGTAAATATCCTATTCATTTTACTCTAGATTTAAAACAAGCGTATAGGGCTAAAAAAGAACCAGATGAATATATAAATATAATGAAGGAAAATATAGTAAATCTACATATAAATGATAGAAACAAGGAAAGCTCTTGTTTACTTCCGGGTAATGGAGAAATAAATTATTCTAAGTTGTTTAACAGATTAAGGGAATTAAATTATAAAGGAATGGGTATAATAGAAGTCTATAGGGATAACTATTTAAGTTATGAAGAATTACAAGAGAGTAGAGAATTTCTAGAGAAATTTTAGTGATGCATTTGTAATGTTTTAACTATTGTTGTAATTTTGAGAAAATAGTATATAATTAGTGTATAATTATTTATAGTAAAAAAAATGTATATATATTTGTAAAAAAAATATAATGTATGTTATAATATATCATGTCAAAATAAGTATTTACGGTGATTGGGAGGAAAAACTTAATGAACACTAAAATTGAAAGAGTAGAAAATAATGTTGTAAAACTAGAGATAACAGTAGAAAAAGAAAAGTTTAATGAAGCTATAAAAAAAGCATATAAGAAAAACGCAAAGAGATTTAATATTCCAGGATTCAGAAAAGGTAAAGCTCCAATGAATATAATCACAAGATTCTACGGTGAAGGAGTATTTTACGAAGATGCTATAAATACTTGCTGCGAAGAAGCATATCCTCAAGCTGTAGAAGAACATAGTCTACAACCTGTTGATTATCCTAAAATAGATGTTGTTGAAATAGGATCAGGAAAAGATTTTGTATTTACTGCTGAAGTTGTAGTTAGACCAGAAGTAAAACTTGATAATTATAAAGGCGTAGAAGCTAAAAGAAATACATATACTGTAAAAGAAGAAGATGTTGAAAAACAATTAAACGCTATGTTAGAAAAAAATGCAAGAATAATAACTAAAGAAGAAGGCGCTACAGTACAAAGTGGTGACATAGCTGTAATAGATTTTAAAGGATTCATCGATGGAGAAGCATTTGAAGGTGGCGAAGGAACAGATTATTCTTTAGAAATCGGAACAGGTACATTCATAGATGACTTTGAAGATCAATTAGTTGGATTAAAGGTTGGAGAAGAAAAAGAAGTTAATGTTAAATTCCCAGAACAATATGGAAGAGACGAATTAAACGGAAAACAAGCAATGTTTGAAGTGAAAATAAAAGAAATAAAAGTTAAGGAATTACCAGCATTAGATGATGAATTTGCTAAAGAAACATCTGAATTTGATACTTTAGAAGAATTAAAAGCTGATGTAACAAAAAAATTAGAAGAAGCCAATAAAACAAGAGAAAAGAATGAATATGAAGAAGCTGTAATAGAAGCTGTTTCAAATAACGCTGAAATAGATATACCAGAAATTATGATAGAAAAAGAAATTGATATGATGATTAAAGATTTAGAAATGAGATTAGGATATCAAGGATTAGATCTTGCATCTTACTATCAATATACAAATAGTTCAGAATCAAAAGTTAGAGAATATATGAAAGAAACTGCTGAAAAGAAAGTTAAAACTGAATTAATTCTTGAGAAAATAGTAAAAGATCAAAAAATAGAGGCTACTGAAGAAGAAATAAAAGCAAAAGCTAAAGAAATGGCTCAACAATACGGTGGCGGACAAGATGCTGACAAATTAGTAGATGCAATAATGGGAGCGCAAAAAGAAGTTCTAGCTAATCAAATAGCAAAT is part of the Clostridium botulinum genome and harbors:
- a CDS encoding aminotransferase class IV, which gives rise to MCVSINGKIIDANDFSIEINGQGFNYGYGVFETLKVVNGKIFFMEEHFQRFVKGCNKLNMDLNYDKNQIEKFSNELILLKHSFSGAVKILYIKNNDKFDLIITTKENTYTKEMYEVGFKICFACSKRNPYAQLTYIKSNNYLENILEKDSAVKKGYNEAIFLNTEHHISEGTYTNIFFIKNNSLYTPYISCGLLPGIMRGKVISLINKLSLKLEVNNFNMEDLINADEVFLTNSLMEIMPVSKLENKSFDLNNNKITKLLRSEFHNLYYL
- the folE gene encoding GTP cyclohydrolase I FolE, with translation MVDYEKIKKAVIMIIEAIGEDPSRQGLKETPDRIARMYSEIFSGLKETPEKHLSKVFEVNNDDVVIEKDIQFYSMCEHHFLPFFGKVHIAYIPNKQVVGLSKLARTMEVFSKRPQLQERLTSQIADSLMKYLNCKGVMVVIEAEHLCMSMRGVKKWGAKTTTVVTRGIFQDDNSLKQNVLNILRF
- a CDS encoding HD domain-containing protein, which gives rise to MDRIDKILKHEKYTEYIDKIKKIEWNRKLCHHDIDHFIDVCRIMYIINLENKLSFNKEMIYACGLLHDIGRWQQYQQNIPHEIASANLSEKILKESDFKQNEIFEILKAIKNHRNKENEKESLSELLYKSDKLSRACFKCSAQKQCYWSNNKKNLKMKY
- the folP gene encoding dihydropteroate synthase, which gives rise to MEIGSKTFELGKQTYIMGILNVTPDSFSDGGNFNNIERAINHAKKMIDAGADIIDIGGESTRPNHAPVDEEEEIKRVIPIIKALSQEIDVPISIDTYKGRVAELAIKAGASLINDIWGFKKDDNISKIAAKYDVSCCLMHNRTNINYNNFIEDILCDLQESIDIALKAGVKKEKIMIDPGFGFAKTPEHNLQIMNELEKLHKLGYPILLGTSRKSTIGLILDLPVNERVEGTIATTVIGIMKGCDFVRVHDVKENLRAAIMTDAILKFNK
- the folK gene encoding 2-amino-4-hydroxy-6-hydroxymethyldihydropteridine diphosphokinase, translating into MDKIYIEDLEVFAKHGVYKEEKKLGQKFLISAEVFIDLQQSGLTDSLNKTVNYGSLCCDIEELFKKDSYDLIEKAAEQVADNILSKYQNIQRIKLKIKKPWAPIGKSIKYAAVEVDRSKHIAYIGIGSNIGDKNENLQQAIDKLNNSTFTKVTKSSKFYATKPYGYLDQDDFLNCVVEIETLLNSSKLMEILLDIEQQLKRERIIKWGPRTIDLDILLYDDLILSKKETIIPHPLMHDRMFVLEPLNEIAPYAFHPIFNKRVFQLKEDLKHKESL
- a CDS encoding sugar phosphate isomerase/epimerase family protein, which gives rise to MEIGISTACFYPEVLLEDSIKLMKKLNFDKGEVFFNCPSEFSEEFTKMLLERCKEQNFYINSVHAFSTSFEPYLFDTYKRRRDDMLKYFKEVCIAGKKLGAKTYTFHGMRKIDSNLIDIKHIVDVYNELIYISEEIGITLAQENVSWCMSSDLNFLKLLKEKCKYPIHFTLDLKQAYRAKKEPDEYINIMKENIVNLHINDRNKESSCLLPGNGEINYSKLFNRLRELNYKGMGIIEVYRDNYLSYEELQESREFLEKF
- the tig gene encoding trigger factor, yielding MNTKIERVENNVVKLEITVEKEKFNEAIKKAYKKNAKRFNIPGFRKGKAPMNIITRFYGEGVFYEDAINTCCEEAYPQAVEEHSLQPVDYPKIDVVEIGSGKDFVFTAEVVVRPEVKLDNYKGVEAKRNTYTVKEEDVEKQLNAMLEKNARIITKEEGATVQSGDIAVIDFKGFIDGEAFEGGEGTDYSLEIGTGTFIDDFEDQLVGLKVGEEKEVNVKFPEQYGRDELNGKQAMFEVKIKEIKVKELPALDDEFAKETSEFDTLEELKADVTKKLEEANKTREKNEYEEAVIEAVSNNAEIDIPEIMIEKEIDMMIKDLEMRLGYQGLDLASYYQYTNSSESKVREYMKETAEKKVKTELILEKIVKDQKIEATEEEIKAKAKEMAQQYGGGQDADKLVDAIMGAQKEVLANQIANEKAIDFLVENSKEIA